A single region of the Gadus morhua chromosome 5, gadMor3.0, whole genome shotgun sequence genome encodes:
- the zbtb24 gene encoding zinc finger and BTB domain-containing protein 24: MNGATPDATLPHVALCSESHKGSILSKCDDLRVRGLLCDITLIVEDVHFKAHKVILAASSDYFSSMFNAQEPTGQSTYTLEGMVAKAFSTVLEFIYSAQVSVEQSSAEQLLAAARLLGVTGLVQALSGLWTAQAWPEDGEIGVDAAEAEDPEALNRPKRKRGRPRRVVSVPATVVPRHASQQGESNKERTVTRHIADVGQVVVDEPAGSREDDNPVESRRKDTDDADYQPDAERSRHSKRKVRPPIKYVGYRVASIPPETREPGRPGRKRKYPETEARCDDCGKVFKNHMFLKIHLRTHTGEKPFGCTVCGKAFTQKHSLLVHQRMHTGQKPFVCTVCSKALSTKHSLQEHMNLHQEQMSFSCDKCGKNFTQRRQLKSHYRVHTGKSLPECELCHHRFMDTAQLKKHLRTHTGEKPFTCEICGKCFTAKSTLQTHIRIHRGEKPYDCPLCKKSFSDSSARRRHVASHSGRQPFTCSFCSASFSRPDNLKTHVKTHNKERVAVGDQPPSSEAPVAGDPVTAATEEAPEEVRNLLQLQQYQLPSGGREQEIQLVVTAEVDHLNFVGDQTQGISIITPPTGTGREGEQQQQQQPPSSSHIQNLTLVTTGHGGVVDPSQHIQTVGVLDGQVQASRGGQPEQMHVITLSNEAMEHLQSQHGPPQPLPIPHRPLPQLQTLQPPPRPLHAQAIHVSSQSNQPISISQTSQQLSSHHIQGQTFQIQAGTVSYLYTTSLPQS; the protein is encoded by the exons ATGAATGGGGCGACGCCAGACGCAACACTCCCCCATGTGGCCCTCTGCTCTGAGTCCCATAAGGGCAGCATCCTGAGCAAATGTGATGACCTGAGAGTAAGAGGGCTGCTCTGCGACATCACACTGATAGTGGAAGATGTGCACTTTAAAGCACACAAGGTCATTCTGGCCGCAAGCAGCGactacttctcctccatgttcaaCGCACAGGAACCAACAGGGCAGTCCACCTACACGCTGGAGGGCATGGTGGCCAAGGCTTTCTCCACGGTGTTAGAGTTCATCTACAGCGCTCAGGTGTCTGTTGAGCAGAGCTCCGCTGAGCAACTCCTGGCGGCGGCCCGTCTGCTGGGCGTCACTGGACTGGTGCAGGCCCTCTCCGGCCTCTGGACGGCGCAGGCATGGCCCGAGGATGGAGAGATCGGCGTGGACGCCGCAGAAGCGGAAGATCCAGAGGCGTTGAATCGGCCGAAGCGCAAACGAGGGCGTCCACGGAGAGTCGTTTCCGTCCCCGCCACAGTGGTACCACGACATGCCTCACAGCAAGGGGAATCCAATAAGGAGAGGACAGTAACACGTCACATCGCGGATGTAGGACAGGTTGTCGTAGACGAACCGGCTGGCTCCAGAGAGGACGATAACCCGGTGGAGTCGCGACGTAAAGATACCGACGACGCAGATTACCAACCTGATGCTGAGCGCAGTCGGCATAGTAAGCGCAAAGTGAGACCACCGATAAAATACGTGGGTTACAGGGTGGCCAGCATCCCTCCGGAGACCCGAGAGCCAGGGAGAccgggaaggaagaggaagtacCCCGAGACTGAAGCACGATGCGACGACTGTGGGAAGGTGTTTAAGAACCACATGTTCTTAAAGATTCACCTAAGGACGCATACGG GAGAGAAGCCGTTCGGGTGCACCGTGTGTGGGAAGGCCTTCACCCAGAAGCACTCCCTGCTGGTCCACCAGCGCATGCACACGGGACAGAAGCCCTTCGTCTGCACTGTGTGCTCCAAGGCCCTGTCCACCAAACACTCCCTCCAGGAGCACATGAACCTCCACCAAG AACAGATGTCATTCAGCTGTGATAAATGTGGGAAGAACTTTACACAACGGAGACAACTGAAGAGCCATTACAGAGTGCATACTG GTAAATCTTTGCCAGAGTGTGAGCTGTGTCATCACAGGTTCATGGACACGGCACAGCTGAAGAAACacctgagaacacacacag GAGAGAAGCCGTTCACCTGCGAGATCTGTGGAAAGTGTTTCACAGCCAAGAGCACGTTGCAGACCCACATCAGGATTCATCG GGGCGAGAAGCCGTACGACTGCCCGCTCTGTAAGAAGTCGTTCTCCGACTCCAGCGCCCGGAGGCGTCACGTGGCCTCTCACTCCGGGAGGCAGCCCTTCACCTGCTCCTTCTGCTCGGCCTCCTTCAGTCGCCCCGACAACCTGAAGACCCACGTTAAAACGCACAACAAGGAGCGCGTCGCAGTCGGCGACCAGCCACCGTCCTCCGAGGCACCGGTGGCCGGGGATCCGGTAACCGCGGCGACGGAGGAGGCCCCGGAGGAGGTGCGGAACCTCCTGCAGCTGCAGCAGTACCAGCTGCCCTCCGGCGGTCGGGAGCAGGAGATCCAGCTGGTGGTGACAGCCGAGGTGGACCACCTCAACTTTGTGGGCGATCAGACCCAGGGGATTAGCATTATCACCCCCCCGACCGGCaccggcagggagggagagcagcagcagcagcagcagccgccgtcGTCCAGCCACATCCAGAACCTGACCCTGGTCACCACGGGCCACGGAGGCGTGGTGGACCCGAGCCAGCACATCCAGACCGTGGGCGTGCTGGACGGCCAGGTCCAGGCCAGCCGAGGCGGGCAGCCCGAGCAAATGCACGTCATCACCCTGAGCAATGAGGCCATGGAGCACCTGCAGTCCCAACAcggacccccccagcccctccccatACCGCACCGGCCCCTCCCACAGCTGCAGACCCTGCAGCCGCCCCCCAGGCCGCTGCACGCCCAGGCCATCCACGTCAGCAGCCAGAGCAACCAGCCCATCTCCATCAGCCAGACCAGCCAGCAGCTCAGCAGCCACCACATCCAGGGACAGACCTTCCAGATCCAGGCGGGCACCGTCTCCTATCTCTACACGACCAGCCTGCCCCAGAGCTGA